The genomic interval GACATTATCTGGGTTCCCGAATTTGCCGAAGCGGGGTGGCTGATGGATCTTACCAAGGAGCTTTCGCAGCAGGAATTTAAAAAGTTAGAATTAAACGAATTTCTGGTTAGTGAGGTCGATAATGGGTACTATAACGGCAAGCTGTATCGGATTCCCTTCCGCACTGATGTAGGCGTGCTTTACTACCGTAAAGATTTGCTCAAAGAGGCAGGATACTCACCGCCAGAAACTTTTGAGGATTTGATAAAAATTTCCCAAGCACTGCAAAAACAGAAAAAAGTTCCTTGGGGCTACCTCTGGCAGGGTCGGCAAACGGAAGCACTTGCAGCAATGTTTGTTGAGGTGCTTAAGGGCTATGGTGGCTTCTGGATTAAAGATAAAACAGTAGGACTTGGTCAGCCAGCAGCAATACAAGCAGTTGAGTTTTTACGCAGCACGATGAAGCAGGGTATTTCTCCCGAAGGTATTACTACCTACGAAGAAGAATATACCCGCCGCCTATTCCGAGATGGTCAAGCAGTTTTTATGCGTAACTGGCCCTTTGCCTGGACTTATGCTAGCAGTCCAGGATCTTCTGTTCGTGGCAAGATTGCTATTAAACCTATGGTTCATGCATTAGGAGAAAGCAGTGGTGCCTGCAAAGGCGGCTGGGGCTTTGGCATTGCCAAAACCACAAGGCACAAAAAAGCAGCCTTGCAAGCAATTAAGTTCTTCACTAGTGCTGCCGTTCAGCGCCAGTTTACCTTGGCATATGGGTCTGTGCCAAGTCGTCGAAAGCTGTTTTTTGAGCCTAAAATTGTTGCCAGATACAGCCATTACCCAGAACTGCTGAACGTGATTGACAAATCTTGGGTTGCACGTCCACGCATTCCTCAATATGCACAGGCATCGGCTATTTTACAAAAATATCTGGGTGCGGCTCTTAATCCTGATGAGAATGGATATCCCAGCCCTCAAGAGGCAATGAATGCCGCCGCTCAGGAGACCCAAGAGCTATTGAAGGATATGTAATTAATTGTTTGGTGAGTTATTATTCCTTATCTCTACTGTGCCGTCAGCACTAGCGGTGGCTAAGTAATTATCATCTGTTGGGCTAAAGACAATGCCTACTAAGCTATTCTTGTCTGGATCGCCCTTGTTGGGAAATGTTTTCACTGAACGACCATTGGTTGTCCACACTTC from Funiculus sociatus GB2-C1 carries:
- a CDS encoding ABC transporter substrate-binding protein; translated protein: MENSKQQSRLPKFMQQLGFPGNLRRLIIVFLLVIALIFILFPKPVTLSFVVSKNEVEYWRPLIDQFEAKNKSIRIDLANLSKTKLVNPADTDRLKATYIEGFEGKSQPFDLIYMDIIWVPEFAEAGWLMDLTKELSQQEFKKLELNEFLVSEVDNGYYNGKLYRIPFRTDVGVLYYRKDLLKEAGYSPPETFEDLIKISQALQKQKKVPWGYLWQGRQTEALAAMFVEVLKGYGGFWIKDKTVGLGQPAAIQAVEFLRSTMKQGISPEGITTYEEEYTRRLFRDGQAVFMRNWPFAWTYASSPGSSVRGKIAIKPMVHALGESSGACKGGWGFGIAKTTRHKKAALQAIKFFTSAAVQRQFTLAYGSVPSRRKLFFEPKIVARYSHYPELLNVIDKSWVARPRIPQYAQASAILQKYLGAALNPDENGYPSPQEAMNAAAQETQELLKDM